In the Pongo abelii isolate AG06213 chromosome 2, NHGRI_mPonAbe1-v2.0_pri, whole genome shotgun sequence genome, ttttaaaaaatgtcctccctttttaaaaaatgttcacatGGGGATTGTTGTGAGAATATAGGAGCAGGAGAGAAGGAATAATGGGTAAGAGAATACAAGAGAGGGACAAAGGTCTCTCAAAACTTTCACCAGATGTTTAAAAACTCACCTTAGGTGAGTGACTTCATAAAAATGCTAGTGACAAATCATGTCTGGAATATGACTCAATGTCTCTACTCTGGAGTTGTAAAAGGGCTTAATTTGTTCATCAATCCATTCGTTTAGTGAGCTTTTATGAGAATGCGTGGTGCAAAAAACCATGTGCTGTGTTCTTTGTGCTCTTCAGAAGGAACACCTGCATAATTCTGAGGCAACCAACACCTGAAAGGTACAGAATACGCATATGTGGGTGGTGgacttctctttttccctctttggAGCCAGGTACTTTCTCTGGCTCAGGTAAATATAACTCAGGACTGGGAGGAAGGTATTGCATTTACATGGTAAGGTGCGAGAGATAAGCAGGGTTTCAGGGGGTTACATTTTGACAATGTAAGGGCCAAGGGAAAATGTCCATTTtgccctctgaaggttcactgaaaaatcaactgacaaaaggcagattaataggagaaatggCTTACAAATTTATTAATGTGCACGGAGAAGAATCATAGAATGATTACCCCAACACCCCAATGGGGGTACAGATGCTTATATgccatcttgaggttacagaaagaatggagGACTTGGATCATGGCCCAAAACAGGTTGTGGTAGTAAATGATGCCTCTGTCCCATCCACTCTTACACCACAGCCAGTGCCATCATCTTACAGTATAAATGACATcacattccttccacatcacCCCCCTGATAGAGTCCCTCAATTAGAGATGTTTGAATCCTGCTCTACTGCAGCTGGAAGAGCTATGTTCCCTTTGCCCCAAGGGCTTCATCATCCCTAACCACCTGTCGCTGACTCTCTAGCAcactagtgtttttttttttaactttatcaccattcataaatattttgcttgcttgtatatatttttgttgttgttatcttGCCTACCAGATAGTATCATTAATAAATCCAGAGATGTTTCTGCTTCTgtctcattcattttcattttctagtaCCAAGCCCAAAGACTAGCACATGGTAGGCTTTTATTccctatgtattttttaaaagatttcaaaCATAGTGTTAACAGAATTTTACAATTAATGCCTGTATACCTAGCATCTAGCTTCTATTGTTATATTTTCCTCAtcacatattttttcattttcccatccTTCTATGTATCCATCAATACATGGTTGACTTTTAATAAATtcattgagtgaatgaatgagtgttaCTCTTTTGGTCCATAGTCAGGAGCTATCCATCTTTTGGTTGGCCCAATACAGACACTGAGCTTCTTTGTTTTTGTGTGGTCACAGGGTAGAAGGAGCTATATAATGTACTTGTGGGTGGGAATTTGCTAAGCCCTGTATCAGGGAATTCAGAAATAAGGACAAATCTGCCTTCTAGGATCACCCCAGTAAGAGGACCTAAATATATTTgtgatggaagaagaaaaaaatagaaaatgtggatgagtgtttttttttccacaaacaaCTTAATGAAGATTGGTTAGTCCTATCTTGATATTTAAACTGCCTGATATCTggacattttgtgttttttgctgCACAAGCAGGTAAAAGTAATTGTTGATTTGACCAATACCAGGGAAAGAACATTTTGCAATTTCTCATTCGGTGAGTGACAAATGCAAGCTCACCGGAACCGTGGAACCTTTggcctttcttgtttttaaagttCTGTACACATCATTGAAATATCCAAGTAATGGAAGCAAAGGAAAAACACACGAAAAGTGTTTCTAATCTAGGCAAACTGGGGTCAAGGTAAAGGATGTCTCTGCCATGTCTAGAAAATAAACTTAGCAGGCAGGGAAAGTAATGCTTACTCTTCTTTCCCACTACATGCTGAtaggttttttttccccaaactatTTTTGATTAAGTTTTTTGGACcctttatttgttattttgacTGCTCAGAAGAAACACCTTCAAAGTGACATCATGGGGTGGTGCTTTGCAATAATCTTTTATTAAACTTTGCTGTGTCTATTCATGGTTATTTTAACTCTCTTCCTTTTAGATGGAGGATTTTTTGAGAAGGTCAATGCAGTATCTTTGTGATTGAATTCCAAGAGTACTTAGCAGGGGTCCATGTATATAAGGGTGTTGAATCATTATGAACTGGGAATGCATCCAAGTTCATGCTTAACTGAgaattctctttaaatatttagaaGTGAAAGCAATCTTTCAAAATAGTCATGTGGGCATTGGAAGCATAGAAATGGGTGAACACAGCATCCTAGGTACAGCAGCAAAGGTGACAGCTGGGACTTCAGCTTATCATTCCTCCAACCTTGGCTGTCTCCTAATCCTCTTCCTTTTATTTGATGGAGTTCTACTTTCAAACATTGGTGACACTCATCCTATCAACTTTCATCTGTTCATTTTGTCCTCCCCTGGGCTTTCGTGTGCAAAATATTTGCAGGGCCCGGTGTGGTCCTGACCTGGATTTGCATCCTTGCTATGCTACTAGTAGCTACTAGTAGCTAATCGACCTTGAACAAGAAATGCAACCTTTTCAAGTTCCAGGCTCTTTACCTATAAGTAGGAGACCTTTATACCTACTCCAACATGGAAAATGTGTCCAGCATGGAGAAGTCCCTTGATAAATGTTAGGTTTTTGTTACCATTTTAAGACCAGTTACCACGTTGGATTAGTAAAAAATGATAAGCTGGGGAGAAATATGCAATGTAACATCTAGATATTTAGTGCAATATGAATAAAAAGTAAATCTGGAAGTAGATATTTacttacaaaattaattttattttgcaaaactcAACAAATACATGTTCAGATCTGGTTTCTCTTCAAaacatgtgtttgtttttttaacaaacaTGCAAGTTAATTTGGCATGCCAAACATCTTTCTCTCTAGCTCGCCTTGGAAAAATTTTTTCATAACACAAACAAGGGTGCAAATATTGTTCAAACCTATTTACAGTTTTACCCTCTAGAATTAcatacattaatatttattggGAGGAAAGCAAAACTGCAAAACGTAGTCTTTGGCATTCACATTTGCTTCAGCAGTATAATTAAAaccttatatttgttttaaagataaacagtttgaataaaatttaataaatcttGTTTTGGCTCTGCAAAGGAGCCACTATATCAAAGCACTTAACTGGAGCTGTTGAGTTCCTGCTGGTAGACTATTACTTCCAGCCTATTTATTAGCTTTTCTTCCGGTGGCCCAATACATGCTTTTTTCCCTCTACACTGAAtgaaagtacaaaaagaaaaccatttcttttctctttttccgcCAGCATCATGCAAGGCAAGGCAACGCCACAAATCACAATATCTGAATTTACTTTGATTATACTTTAGTTTCttacacttaaaattattttgtattataatgCTTACTTGGTTATCTAAAATCAACATTGTTGATTTTAAACGGTTATAAAGCCAGACTTTAAGAAGCATTTAAAACGATTCATGAACTGTGTAGGAAAGGAAAGAATTGCCTCCAGcttattcttttgcatttgaaGTAAAAGAATTTCCAGTATCATCAGTTTACTAGAAAATAAGACTTAGGGGGTCCATATAATTTATTCACATCTTTTTATACATCGTAAACAAGGATAGGATACTTCTGACAGTAGcctataaagattttttaaaatttatccttcAGTATAGAATAAGTGTCAAGGGAGCACTTTAAGCATGATTCTGGTAGGTCTGTTAGGAGCCTATTTTCCAGAAAAATTTTGTAGGAAATTGTTCtgattttaaataaactaaattcATAGATTTGTGTTGACAGAATATGATTTGTGAGGTAAAGTCACTGTATTATCTACGGTCTAATGCACAGTGTAGCATGTGTGAAAGAAACTAAAGAGACATCTATTTCAAACTCCAGGCAGAAAGGCAGAATATAAGAGTGCATAGAGAAGAGAGTGCTTTTCAGGTCAGATAGTGAAGGAAGACACAATAGTTACCTAAATCAATAAGTTGTAAGCAACATATAAATATGCAATGCCATTTCACTGAATGTGAACAAGATCAATTAGAAATTGTACTGTGATATCCacatatttttgagaaaaattcCCAAGCCAggcgaatgtggattggaataaagACATAGGCAGTGTATACCACCATAGCAATAATGGTTAGTAAGATGGTGTTAAACATAGATCGCTCCCAGGGCTCTAAAACAGCACAGCAGCTAATGATTTGGTATTGATAGTAGAGCCAGGAGAAATATTCCTTCACACGCCTCAAATCCATGGTTGGCTCCTTCAAGCTGCAGTTAAGTTTGTCCTGTTAAAGAATGTAACAGATTAGAGGACAAGGAACCAAACATAGAATCTCTTTAAAACTTCATGATCTCAGCATGTTAAAATCTTTCAAAGATTTGTTAAAGATCATTgaatgtattattaatatatgaaTATTCTGTAAAACAATACATACTATATtaactataaaaattaataatattgtcACCACTACTAACAATTACTACTAAAATTGGCAGCAATAATACTATTAGTAACAGTAACATCTATCTAAATATGACAATTGTTAGAAATAACTTTAGTGATAACGGTACCTAAAAATTGAGGTTAGCCTCATATTCCTGAACCCTGTacacaaagagaaacaaaagtgaACCTAAGCACTGCTCTGAGGAAGAGACTTTTGAGATAAGGTCCAAGGGATCATTATGAGTCAAATGGCTAGAATAGACAGTGAAGTGGGGAGAACAGCCAAGACAGAGGGAACAACATGTGCAAAGGTTGGAGGTAGGAAGAAGTAGGTTGGTTTCGAGGGGCCACGGAGGGAGAAGGGAGCAGGGAGTGTGATGGCACTGAAGAGGTAGGAATGGCCAGAGTGAGGCCAGGAGCTACAGGGCCTAGTTGGATAGGTTAACTGTTTTGTCTTCAACCTCTGAGTTAGGGCAATGCTGTGGTGGGTTTGACAGGAGGAGGCTTTAAGTTCATGTGGTAATGCTGCATTCTGGAGTCGAGTTGAAATGACTTTGGAGCCCAGTTATCTCAGAAAATCCGTACCTCTACTCTTCCCTTGGGCATTACTGTTTCAGAATCAACAGTGTACTGAGAACctgtttaaaatattcttaaatactcttcatttttacaaatgagataatattgcttatttagaaatattattaaCTTTTCTCTATATGttgtggctatttatttatttgtttatttttgagagagtctcactctgccgcttAGGCTAGaatatagtggcacaatctttgctcactacaacttccaccttccaggttcaagagattctcctgcctcagtcttctgagtagttgggattacaggcatgcaccaccatgcccggctaatttttttgtgtgtttttagtagagatggggtttcaccatgttggccaggctggtcttgaactactgacctcaggtgatctgcccgcctcggcctctcaaagtgctgggattacaggcataagccaccgcacccggccttgttgTGGCTTTTACAAATGCACTAATTGTCGGActcggtggctcactcctgtaatcccaaaactttgggaggccaaggcaggcggatcacctggggtctggagtttgagacctgcctggccaacatggtagaacgctgtctgtactaaaaatacaaaaaattagctgggcatggtggtgggcacctgtaatcccagctgctggggaggctgaggcaggagaatcacagaaCCTGGgagacctgggaggcagaggctgcagtgagtcgagatctcgctattgcactccagcctgggcaacaagcactccagcctgggcaaaaattctcaaaaaacaaacaaactgtacTAATTAAGTGATGAGTAATGTGGTTAggagaattcattcattcaccaaatgaatatattttgagtACTACTATGTGGTTCCTTCTGAATATTAATGGCTTCGGAAAGACTTTATTCTCAAAGGCAGTACAGGCAGGAGATGCTCTTCCAGGAAACAGCGAACTGgaccatgtaacaaacatgcagtGATCGAGAGCCCAGGAATGAGCACTAAGTGGGAGGAAAGGACACGGAAAAATGCTAAGGCATGGTGGGGCAGGACAATAGTCTCAggtactagagaggctgaggccagggggAAGGATCCCTTCGGCCTAGGACTTCaagtccagcctgaacaacatagtgagatcctggcaaaaacaaaacaaaacaaaacaaaacactctaaattaaaaaaaatgcattgatTAATTTCCCGGCTATTgctttctctattaaaattagAATTCCTTGCTTGGGCAGCCCTAGCTGACACCTTAATGATGGCCTTGAGAAAGACCCTGAGTCAGAGGCACTCAGCTAATCTGTATCCAGATTCCTGAGCCATAGAAACTTCAAGATAATTAATGTCTATTGCTTTAACTGCTAAAAGTCAAACAATCAATCATTGAATAAAAGAAACAGCAGATAAAAAGCACACCAACTTGTATAGCACCAACAGTGGATACATGGTAAGATCTTGATCACAAATACCCCAAATCTGCAATGACTTTAAGTCTGGCTGTTTTAAATACACTTCTGCACTGCTAACCATTTAAGCAgttaaggttaaaaaaatttttttttttgccagttacCAAAATCTCAGCCCTCTAAGTAGCCAGAACTGACATGTGAAAAGTGTCTCTTGAAAACACTGattgtctctttttctctgatTCATTTTCCCCTTATTGATGACAAGCAATTTTAAAGACAGTTTGTGTGTCATTTCTTATCATGAGAAGGTGAGAAGAGGGAGAGTTGGTTATTATTGGTGAACCATCTGCTACAATCTATTGTTAGAATGCACACTATTTTTAGGTTCTAGATTTGCTTAGGTAATATATTTCTACCTTCTGTGAGTCAACTTTCTTATCTCCTGTGGGACTATATAcaagattaaaaggaaaaaaccacTTTAGACAATTTGATGAGTAATGTGGTTagaagaattcattcattcattgaatgaatacattttgaGTACTACTATGTGGCTCCTTCTGAATATTAATGGCTTCGGAAAGACTTTATTCTCAAAGGCATTACAGGCAGGAGATGCTCTTCCAGGAAGCAGCAAACTGGACCATGTAACAAATATGCAGAGATCGAGGGCCCAGGAATGAGCACTAAGTGGGAGGAAAGGACACGGAAAAATGCTAAGAAGAAAGCTAGAAAAAGAGGCTGCATTTGAGGAAATAAGATGACAGAAATATCATGAAATTAATTATCCACTGATAACCTAGAACTAGATGATAGCAAACATTTTAAAGTCCTAAATTTTCACAATGAAATGTGATGTTAATCTATCCACTTCCTTAGAGACCTAGTGCTATATCTCAGCAAAGCTAAACCAAGAACTTGAAATGCTTACTTTATTCAGGCACACCATGCATCTCCTGTTTTTAGTTATGTGCTTTTGAAAAGATGACTGTCGATATatggaaaagaaggagagagtagtttattcttttttaaaaagaaaagtttcctctAAACTTGAtgactttaaaaatgttcttagaTCTTTCATGAGATTGCGTATTCAAAGGTGGCACTCCTAAGCAGACTATGACGTGGCTTCAGGCAGGGGTACagtggcctggatacagtttgaCTCTGACATGCTGGGACACTGATAATACCTGCTGTAGCCTGAATGTTTCTGTGTTGGAAGTCCACTAAAAGGTTATTTCGTAACTGGGAATGCAGAGTAAatgattatttcttatttctgattGTTACTACTCTTTTATCAATGGGTGATGATTTCCCTCTCATTAGATTTGTGTGTGGTGGAGTAGGAGATGAAGTTATATCTCCTCTCTCAGATAGAGAGGGAGAAGATTTGAGACTTATGACTCATTACACAGGGGCAGGACTCTGTTCTGGCTTGGATGGAGAAGAAAGTGAATAAatgtaacaattaaaaaaaaaacacgtgtGGTAACACGAACACTGCTGTATGAGTCACGGAATGTGAACACAGTTGAGGGGAGCTTGCAAGAAAAGTATCGGCTGGGCTTGCTCAGGGagctctttgttgttgttttctgttttggggAACAGGACTGGAAGGAAGTTAGGTAACTGCAATTGAAAGAGGCGTAGCAGGTGATTTGGTACAGTGGCATTTACCTTGGAAATATTGCAGAAGATGTGATCCGTAGCCctccccctgccaaaaaaaaaattaccccaaGTTATTGGATTTTCTCATTAAGGAATTTCCTATTCTAAAGGTAGCTATtctcctggggaaaaaaaagacttagtACATTTTGGTTTAAATTTACTTCTAGAACATCAGAATCAGGGACTGAACAGTCAGGAGGGCCTAAAGTTGATTTTTGGGTTAACTCCTTCTCAACTCACTTTGGAACTCTACATCAATCActcagcttcatttttttttgtgcttCATATTTGGAACCTGAAAATCTGAGAAGTGATAAAAGTGTCCTGCCAGTTGCAGAGAGAGATGCTGTATCTAAAAAGAGACTCTTTCTGTACTCACAGTAGCTTTCTTTGGAAACAGCTTAATATGACTTACTCAAGTACAAGCCCTCCTTTAACTgagtaattcatttatttaaaaaattagaaatacagcGATTTCCTTCCAAAGAACACAGTATGGAAAGGGGGATAAAAatgagtaactttacagtggagaaaactGATAAGCCCTGCTTCAGCCAGGTGGTGAAGGCCAACATCGATCATTATTAACCATGTTGATAATAGGTCTTCATGATATGATGTCAAAAAAgacactttacctctgtggtcttcttcCCAATAACCCATAGCTCCAGCCTAATCATGAGAAAGGTATCAGACAAATTCCAATAGAGGGGCATTCTACAAGATACCTGATCAGTACTCCCCCAAACccccaaggtcatcaaaaacaagcaaagtgtGAAAAATTGTTATAGCCAAAGGAGGCTAAAGGAGGCATTATGACTAATTGTAATATGGTATCCCAGAtggaatcctggaacagaaaagggaCATTAAGTAATAACTAAGGACATATGAGTAAAGTAAGGACTTTAGTTAATAGTAgtatatcaatattggttcattaattgtaatgAATATGTTATACTAATGTAAGATTTTAAAGGGGACACTGGATtcagggtatatgggaactcccTGTATTGTCTTCTTGATTTCTCTGTAAATCTACAATTGCCCTAAACAATGAAGTCGatccaaaagagaaaagattaatTAGGAAAGCCTTCAAAGGTCCAGAGTTATCCCTATTCTAAACTCCAGTGAACTTTGCTGATGCTTTACTTCCTATCTGGAAAATTTTTCCCAATAACTATGTACATAGATGAGTAATATCCTTGCATAAGAGactggcttttaaaatttcttaaacacaataaagaggaaaaatcCATCTTACATTGTGATCCATGgtgtatacacacacgcacacacacacacagagagagagagagagagaaagagagagagagtcataTAACTGAAATGAACATCTCTCAAAAGAATACTTCGCAGAGCATGctgatattttttattctattctgtTCGATCATATTTATTCTTATCTATTCTAGTTAATTCTACCTTATTTTGTTATTCTCTTCTTTCATTAAAAACATCATGATTGTGATTTACTACATTGATTTCTTAATCTACTAATTGCAACCTGCAGTTGGAAAAATCCTACTTTAAGGCTTAAGTGTTAGCTTCTCTAAGATGTCTCTGTactgtccaatatggcagccactagTCACACATGACAATTTAAATGTCTAGTgtttaatagccacatgtggctactggtTACCATATTGGAGAgaaaagatatagaatattttcaacatttcagaatattttgttGAATAGTGCTGTGGACTCTCCATCTGTTGCTTGCGCTAATGAAATAGCCTACCTACTTGTCTCTTTTTTACCTTACAGTCCCTAAACTGCTGCTAGAATTAACTGTCCAAACTTAACAGATTCATTTCTCTTCTTGAAAGCCTTCAATGGCTCTCCATTTCCTATGAAATAAAACCTTCGTTTAAGGCCCTTCACAGTTTCATTTCTTCACCTCTCCAGTTAAATCTCTCAACTCTTCTGCTAAATGCCATTCATTCTAAAGCTTCTATGTTTTCATtcatgctcttttcttttcttgaaattttcttGGTCCCTTCTCTGCCAGATAAACTCCTATTTTAATCTATTGCTTAAAGAAGCTATTTTAAGGCATATCTTCTATATCCTTTCTTCTATGAAATATTCTCAGAAGACCCCTCCCCTGGAAAGGAAAATATTGTTACTCTCTTTTATGTGTTACCATTGTAGCAACATTTTTAGTTATGCACAGTCTGTTTCCCCACAAGACTATGAGGACTTTGGGTACTGGGAATGTACAGCATTCATCATTTTATCCCCAGTGCCTGGTTGGTGAACTGGCCTGTTGGCTGACTGACCGATTAAGTTGTAAGGTGGTTGAGAGCGGGAAGAACACTCGAACGTACTTAATATTTCCACAGCGCAATGTGGGGATCATAAAAGGTGCTTCTGAATTCTCATTGTCTGCTTTCAGGCAATGAGTTTTAGACAGATTGTTTTGTGAAAATTCAGTACAATCTGTTTTTTTTGAAGCATGGAAGGGAGCTggtgctaaatttttaaaaatatatataacaaatgcttttttactttcttataaTGTTAAAAGTTCATGGACTCTGCAGGGGAATAAGAAAGACTTACGGAGTAGTTTTAAATCCTATTAAAATAGCTCTTAGAAGTGCTTACTCTAGGTGAGTAATAATTTAAGATTGGTAGGTAGAAAAGTGGTTCCAATGGGAAAAATTCCAGGATGGGAACACCTGGACACTTGAAGACTTGAATTCTATTGCagctcttttcctctctttctatttatttgttttatttgtgtctttgggTAAATTCCAAAATCTTCTTGTGTCACAGTTTCTCCATGTGTAAAACTAAGATAGTTGATAATTGTCTCTGAGCCTGTTTGAGTGATGTAGTAAGGAGAGTTGGAATGGGTTTTAGCTCTTTAGATGTAATAGTAATATTCACAGCAACTGTAGTGTCTTGTCATTACTTGTAGATTGGTACAACTTTAAGCCACTTGCAAGATTTCACTAAATTATAGACTCAAAGAGTCTTTGTGGAATATAACAGTTACTTCAACAATCCAGTGATTTGTATATTTGATGGGGAAAAAACTACCCCTTTTCTATGTTTGCTAATTGAATCATCTAgtaccttaaaataaataaataaatacacacgtGTTCGTAGCCATTATTGCTATATGGCTTCACTACTTGAAAGGTATTGGAACCTCTAAACAAATGGCCAAATATTTCTTGGGCAGGGCCACCACACACTGTTGTGTGGGCTGTGCACTGCACAACCAACGTGATGGTTCTTGTCTCGGGGAGCTAATCACAAGCTGCATCTTCATGTGAGCACAATTAGATTCACAGAGATACAAAGACACAAAATTTCTTACTGTATCAGAGACATGAATGTGGTTTAAATTTATCTGATTAATGGGACAAAACCTCATATTGCTTCTGTGTAAGAATTAGACATAACCTCAGTTTACTGGCTGCTCAGTTTCCAGATATCTTGCTCTACATTCTCTGTGGGTGACCCCAATGTTTTCTGTGCCCTACAGAAAATTCCATCCTTGTTTAAACTTTTGGAGGagaattttcttttcatcttagAATACTCCCCAGCCTTCCTTTGGCAACCAATTCCTCATGTTGACAGCAGAGTGAATACCAGAAGTCAGACCAGAGGTGAGGATTTGGAGTCCAGGTTTTTAGAGGAAGCtgaaaaaaacaacttaaaagtTTATGATGAATCAAAGGTAGGGAAGAAAATCGAACAACCATAGGGCAATTAAGGAGCTTTCTCTACACATTCATTAGTTGGATAATTTTATAGACCCTCCGAGAGTAAGAAATAAACAACTGTAAGTCAAAGCACATTATTGCTTTAGGCAGCAAAGTActctaattaaattttataatcttATACTTGGAAGTTTACTGAAATAATATACTAGAAGGAAAAAGTCTCACTAATAGTTTAGTCAAGTTGTTGTTGATACAGTGTTTTGTGTTATATACAATAACAGAATGTTTTGTGTCTACCTGAACtcaccttattttatttatgcatttatttattgagacaaggtctcgctctgtcacttaggctggagtgcagtggcgtgatcacagtcattgcaaccttgaactccggggctcaagatatcc is a window encoding:
- the SPTSSB gene encoding serine palmitoyltransferase small subunit B, whose translation is MDLRRVKEYFSWLYYQYQIISCCAVLEPWERSMFNTILLTIIAMVVYTAYVFIPIHIRLAWEFFSKICGYHSTISN